A region of the Callithrix jacchus isolate 240 chromosome 5, calJac240_pri, whole genome shotgun sequence genome:
AATGTCTAAAATCAATGACTTCCAAGATTAGCAGTGCCAGGGGCATTAAGAGTTTCAGCCCAATCTCCTATGTTTTCTATACAGGGACTATAAGAACCAAAATCAGGGGGGAGGGAAGAGCTCCccccccaaaagaaaaaagaaccaaaatcaaaGAAGTTAATTTCAGTATATAGCAGCTCCTGGTAAGGTAGTCTCAGGAAATTTTTTGACAAAGGCcaagataaagaaagaatttCTACCTAAAGTTCAGTTGCACAGACTACCCATTCCCACACTCTAGTTGAGTCTTTTACTATACTTTAATAAGTATACAGTTTACCTACTATAAATCCCAGTCTTCAAGCCCaattatttcacctttttttggggggtagagatggggtctcgttacgttgcccaggctggtcttgaacttctggcctcaagtgatcctcctgcctcagcctcccaaagttttggtttcacaggcatgagccacctcgcctgaaCTCCCCTTACTTTTTTTGAGTGTTAAAACCAAGAAACCTTTGAAACTGTAGAATACGTGCTTTCTAAGAGCTCACAGCAAGTTTTCCTTTAAGGGTAAATGACTGTTACCACTTAGGACATCatttaacatttgttaaataaaacaaaagccccTCCACAAACTTCATCTCCAACATTCCCTCAAATAAGTTGTCTTCAAATTATATGCTCATTACTAGAACTTAAGTAACTGTATATAAAACaccaaataaagataaaaactcTACCTGTCTACACATACtatacagtatttaaaaattaaaagaatcccATTTAAAGATCTGATTTTTTTACAATTActaaaaaattgtaaaagcaaTGTAGTCTCTAGTCAAATACCTGTACCAAAGGGCCTCCTTTTCACTCACCAAAACGTTAATTGGTAGCAATTCTCCAATGAAAAATTCTCCTGTTAAGCACCAACTGGTTAACTAGGTATCAAAGAATACACCCATTCAGTTCCCCATAAACTTATCTTGGTGTATTTACGTAAGATACTTGTAACAAAGTCTTAAAGGTACCCACAAACAACCACTGTCAATCGTTAGTAGCAAGAACAAGTTCATGCAAAAGCATGTTTTCATCAGATATTTAAGGCTTTTAGAAGCTTGGAAATTGGGTCATCAAAGTAATAGTAACTGAATACTTAACATACTTTATACACAAGGGTGTAGAATGCAAATGATTACAACAATAACAGCATCTGCAAAAATTTCTCTTAAAGAAGCTGTAAGTCATTTCTTATGTTAATAAGTGTTCAGAACCCACTACTGCAACAGCTCTAACCGGTTCCTTGAAGAATGTGGCTAGGCTGAAATTTTGGAAGTGTTGGCTTTGGTGGTGACCAAGGAGGAAGAAGTCTCTGGCTTCCCTGTTGCTGAAGTTCCCACCCTCCAAAATGAATATACCCACCGGTGTGAATTGACAATGTGGTCCAAAGAGCAAGGCAGGAAACGGAGTCCAGATCCTCAAAATGGTAGTACAGGGCATAACCACTAGGCCACCTATCAGTTCAGTACAAAAGGTACAACCCTGCGCATCATGGTGTAAAAGCTGGGGCCTAGGTTTCGCATTGTGCATCTCACACCTATGGAAATAACAAGAGGAGTAAAATCTATAGAAATCAACACACCCTAAGAAGGTGGGTGCTCACAGAAGACTGCTATCAACATTTTGGTAAAGGTGGTTGGCTGCTGAGATAATGAATGGCAATTACAAGTCCAATTTTGGAGGGAAACAAATTTTTTACAATCAACACTTGAGTTTGACAATGAAGAACCCAACATGGGCTTGATGTTTACCAACAAGGCTTTGCAAATCATGACACccatcttctcacttataaaaACTACTACCCCACAAAAATCCAACATCTCTCAAGAATGATTTTTACCTCTCAAAGAACTGGAAAGATCTGGGCTATGATGAAAGGAGTTAATTAGCTATGCCCCCAAACCTGTTACTTTCAGGTTTCAAACTTTCTCCTTTACCACCAGACTTAGGAAAGCTATGGTGACACAGTCAAAATGTTATTCTAGAGAAAGGGAATCCGAACCAAGGATGTGCCAAGGTGAATCGTCAAGAACAAATGTGGACTGTCTGAGGGCCAACAGttatgaaaaagtaaaaggaGCAAACTTCTAAAATGCAGGGTGGGCTCTTTAAAAGGAGTAAAATCACTGCTCTTGACTCACTTAATCCTTCGCCATGTTGCTGTCAGCTCACCAACTAAGTGCGAGTGTGACTTGCTGGGCCCATTTTCCCATGGTCTGTAGAAGGCGCTGTGAAGCACATCCTGTTCTAGCTCGGGGGCCCTTCCCCCCTCTGCAGCCTTACCCAGTGCAGAGAATGCGCCCCCTACTGACTCCAACACTCATCGCCTTTAGCCGACTTGGCTGCGGTGCATTTTGGGTGGGGGCTGGTATTTTCTCCATGGCCATAAACCAGAAGCAACAATGCAGATTTCTAAAGAAACTGTATCAAGCTATCCAAGagattcttattttcctttccatTCTGAAGGTTCAAGACACAGGCACAAGAAGCATCAGGGATGGGAACTGGGTGTGTGGGGATGGAGAGCATTAACATGGCAAACACAGCAAACAGTTTGGTTCTTTTTCCCTCCTAAgcctttgtctgtaaaatggggttatgGCAAGAAGTGTCCAGAGAAACTGGTGAATGCAAAAACATTAAGAAGACttcgcgtgtgtgtgtgtgtggggggggggggggtgtgtgGCTAAAAAGGTATCAGACCTAGAGTCTTGCCTTgggcagaagaggaagagaagcaatCGCGCCTTTTCCAGCAGACAGGGATCAAGGTtgggggggaggggaaggcaggcaaGCAGCCCAGAGGAAAGAAGAGGTGAATAGAAGGTGCTCCCAAAACTACTCCCCATTCATTACGAGAAAATCTTTTTGCAGCTTTCTGGATTTCCATTTTCTACCATCTTACTGCAAAGTTAGGGCTCAGAATGTTCGAAGGAGGTGCTGACCAGGCAGCTGAGACTGGGAAAAGGGATGGTTGGTAGACTGTGGTCATGATAGGAGGGAAGCTGGCAGGTTGGGAAGGAAGGATTGCACAGGGGAGGTAAAGACTTTCACTCCGTGCCATGCATGCTCCCCGGCCCCCTCAACCCCGTCCCCCCTCCCCCAGCTAAGGGTGGGTAGACCCGGCAGAAGGCTCGTTCCAGGCATGGGAGTGTGCGTGGGGGGGGCtccttttgggggtggggggcggacGGGATTAGTTCTAGGGATGGGAGAAGCTAGGTTCTGGCTGGAGGCGGGGTGGGGGAGATGCCATTAGCTGCAAAAGCTCCCGGCAGCCAGGCTGGCTGCTGGCCTCGGTGGGCTCACGGGGCGGAGAAGGGGGTCGGGCTGCAGGAGGAGGCGCCTGGCCCTCCAGAGCAGAGCCGGGTAGCGGTCCGTGCCGGGACTGGCGGCCCGTCGGCGCCGGGGTGTGCAAAGAAGCGTGTGTGCGGCTGGAGGGCGGCGATGCGAACAACAATGCGCCCGCGCCCGGGGCCGGGCTGGGCAGACGGCCGCGCGGGCCGGGGtcgggaggcagggctgggccgCGGGTCCGCGCGCGGCGGCGCCAGGCTTACCTTGACTCGGCCTCAAGGCGCGCGTGGGGCCGGCGTGCTCGGGGGCcggacggcggcggcggcgggcggatGGCGGCGGCACGGCGGTGGCGGCAGCGGGGAGGGCGCGCCCGGGGCCTCGTCGCGCTCCGGCTCGGCGGGCTCCGGCTCGCGCCGCGGCCGCGGGTGCTGCCGGGGGGCGCGGCGGGCGCAGCAGagcggcgggcggcggcggcgtcGTCGAGCGGTGCAGACAAAGGAGGGGCGGAGGGAGGAGACGGAGGGTGTGGGAGAGGCGGCTTCACcggcgcgggcggcggcggccgcgcTCCTCTCGCTCCTCAGCAGCGGGGACCGAGAGAGGGAGCTGTGTCTGAGAAGACGCCAAAATCCCCCTTAGCGCTGCCTGCGGGAGTGGGAGGGGGCACAAGATGGCGGCGGCCGGGGGGGGCGGGAGTTCAGCTCATGGATCCCGGCGGGCGGCGGAGGGGAGACCGGGCCagcggaggcggcggcggcaaCAGGCGGGGGAGGGGGGCTGATCCCGCGTCTCCCCTCAGCAGACAATACAAGCGCCTCGGACCGAGTCCCCGAACCTGCCCCAGCCAAAATGGCGGCcgagaaagagaggaagtgacGTAAGTGCCTCATTAGCATAAGAGGACTCATTGTCCAGCTAAGTAGGGGGGGCAGTGGGGACAGTACCCCTAACCCCCTTTCCCCCAGGGAGGCCCCTCTTACTCCCACCTGTGCTTGCACCTAACTTTTCCTGAGGGAGGGTGCTCTCAGAACCCCCACCCCCGCCTGAGGGAAATTATATAATCCCCACTGAGGTGGGGGAACTCTCGCGAGAACCAGGAGGATTTACCATTGACCCACTAGGAGGCGCCGTGGATAATGGCCGCAGTGCGCTCCCAGGGCCCGGGTGCTCAGCGGGCGCCTTCCTCTGGCCGCAGCGCCGGCGGCGGAGGCAGAAGCAGCGGGCCGCAGCACGCCCAGCACTCAGTCAGGTGGCCGTGCTGGGGATCCCTGCGCGGGCCCAGCTGGGCCTGGACTACATCTGGCGGGAGGGGTGTGCAGGGCGGCCCGGGGCGGCTCCACGTGCTCAGAGGCCCGCGCTTCCTCCACGCCTGAGAAGCGGTGGAAAGGCGCCGGAACACCTGGCCGGTCGCGTCTGATGTCTCCTGCCTTAAATGAGGTGTGAGGGCCTCGTGCTTCACACAGTGACTTGGGATGAGACACAACCCCAAGGATGCCTGCCCCTTCCTGGGGGGTATTCGGTGCAGAGGGGTCGAGATTTTATTAAGGTTCGCCATTACTCTGTGACTTGACATTCTTCCCAGTAACAGTGATGGACTCTTCTCTTtgacctgaatttaaaaaaaaaatgggaatccTGGTGCCTTGAGGACTCCCAACGGGTGAAATTTCAGGATGAGAAGTGATGTTGCCAATGGGGGCATTGGCTCTCTGCAAGATCCTTAAACAACACACCTTGTAGTCCTAGGGACATAACTTTTGGTGCTCCCACAATCTGGGTAGTGTAAGACAGCACATGGTTACGTTGAAAAGTTAGGTCAAACCCAACCAATGCATTATTTTCCTCAACATTTTTGAACCAACCTTTTAAAGTAGGTTGGTTAAAGTATCATGATTTAAAGTATCATTGGTTAAATGTACTGGCAAATAATAGATGTCAGTAGTGAAGAATTAACCAAGCCTGTTTCCTTAATATGTGATTTGTAAATTCAAGTCAACATACTTTTAAGCCATACTTAACATCCGAAAATAATCTGACTTCGTTGCAAGTAACATCAACTGTGATTACACATAGCTGCTCAACGTCTAAGACTTCAGTTAGCCCTGTTTAAAAAACTTTCATACAACACATTTCtgaaattgtgataaaatatctttaaaaaccaAGTCAGTATTTCAAGGGAAAACAGCTGAAAAATGTTGTGGAAAAAGGGGTTGGGGCAAAGCATTTGATTCAAAGAACCAAAGATAATCTAATTACATACtgcagaaaacagacaaaaactaaTATGAAATAAGCAAAGTAAGTTTAAGTTTAGTTTTCCTTAGATATACTTAGATTCCATATAGTGATAATGCAAATACAAAGGGAAAACATCTGGATTTCATCTTTGGCCTCATTTACAAAGCAAAATAGGATGCTGGATTCAGatgtaaatgtttaattttacagTGTTTGAGCACCAGATTTACTACAAAAATGCATCTAAATAGTCCAGATTCTTTTCTAAATGACTTCCAAATGCTGTGAGTCTTCAATGCTCAAATACTGTCTCTACTGTAAATTCTAAGAGTGACAGTGTTGTAATGATTGTGGgaataacaaatgaaaagattGAAAGAGCAAACATTATCTACTCTAGTGAGATCTGAGAAGGCAGTACTGTGTATCAGGTTCTCTAAGGTGGTTACTTAATTTCTGCTCCACATACTTGACACTGAGAACTTAACTTTGAGTTTAGGTTAAGAATAAATTCTAATCActccaaaaaaacagaatattacaTTTCTATTATCTTAGCTTAAAACTAATTGCACATCAAGCACTAATAAATTTTCTTGTTGTTATTAATGAGAAATCTCCTCCCCAAGGAAGGCAGGTCCCTTATTGGACAGCTGGTCCGTTCTGGACAAAAGGGAAACAGTAGTGATCCTTATTGAAATGTGTATTATGGGTTCAACTACAGAAGTATGGGAGGTTTTCATATTTGAAATGACACCACAGGTTTTATAGTCTGGGATTCATTTCTGGTAGAATCTGtcagagagaaatgcaaataaaaattagactttcaatttctttccttttaaaaaagacagggtctcactctgttgtccaggaatgatcacaggtcactgcagccttgacctttcaGACTCAAgtgaatctcccacctcagcctcccaagtagctgggaccacaggtgagtaccaccacacccagctaatttttttattttttgtaaagacaggatctccctgtgttctccaggctggtctccaacacctgtggctcaagctgtcctcttgccctggactcccaaagtgctgggattatagacatgagccactgtgcctggcctcaataaATTTCTTCAGCAGCCAAATTAAGCCAGGAAAATGTAGTAATCAGGAATattgttcaataaataatttagaGACACCCCTTTTATTTGCAAAAGAAAGTCAACTTAAACTAATTTTCTCAAAGCATGCCCttactcaaattttaaaagatactacATGATCCATAACCTATGCTACAGTTAGAAATTAACTGATCTCTTCTGAAATACTTTAGAGAGAGTAGATAAACGTATTATTAGCCCTGGCTTTATTGGATAGCTTAGCCTGTATTTTAACTGGCAGAAGTGCTTAAGGAAGAGATTTTTCATATTAGTAGAGATGTGAGCTTTGCTGAGGGTCTTCAAATAATATGAAAACaattcttttgagaaaaaaattgttacgctgggcttggtggctcacatctctaatcccagcactttgggagtccaaggtgggtggatgacaaggtcaggatatcaaggtgatcctggccaacacggtgaaaccccatctctacataaaaaaagaaaaaagttagccaggcgtggtggcgtatgcctgtgatcctagctacttgggaggctgaggcacttgaacccacaggcagaggctgcagtgagccaagatcgcaccactgcactccagcctgggagacagagcaggactccatcttaaaaaaaaaaaaagaaaaaaagagagagaaacaaattgTTACATAATTCAGTAAgatgtttaaaaattactgtaGCAGCTATGTTTCTGCCTCAGTATCATTAATACTTTTCCTTACTGATAGAGGTTATTGCTCAAAAGAGAAAGATACGACTATGTAATCTACTGCTGCCAAATTGCTTCCCAATTcacaatatgcattttaaatagaCTTGCTTTGGTAGATGAAATGCTTCATCAATTCCACAGCTGAAAAGAACCCAATTCTAAAAGCCTGCTCTAAATGGATTTTCTAGTTTAAGAAATTTGAGATGCATTTTTAAGGAAAGGGCAGAGGTGTGTATTTCTTTTACAGATCATACAGATACAGCCATGATATAGCTATAAACATTTCATCAGTTAACATTATCTTACTTCTGACATCTATTGGGTATAAAGATTCATGATTCCagtatttataaagaatatttcaaattattctccATGTAAAAAATTCTACATTCACTTACTCTAATCAAAGCAGCAATACTTTATGCAAAAAAaccatatacatttatttataggtCTTAATACagcaaaatgtaaatgaaaattgAGACCATTAAAACTCATTAGGCCAACAACTTTAAAATTACTTAATCTGAAATATAGAAGTTCTTCATAAAAAAGATGTGTGAAGTTTACCTTACCTTATGGTTTATACTTTAAGAGTACATTTTATCAAAATCAGTAACCAGGCTTCTTTCATGTTTAAAGTGAAATGAACATAAGTATAaatgattatatttcttttatgtaGTAGCAAAAAGAGTCAATAATCCTCTCAAGAAAGATACTATTTCATTTCCTCCCAACTTGGATTCACCATAAACACGATCCACAAATGATATTGGAAcctagttaaaaacaaaaaacaaaaaacattaaagtCAGTCTTCAAAAATAATTAGGTAGCTTAGCAGGTATACCATATTACCAACACAACAGAAACAGGActaaaaaaaagtcctaaaaagAAGTCCTTAAAGTAAGTACTTTAGGATTCTTAAAGCAACTATGtgtagccgggtgcggtggctcacgcctgtaatcctagcactttgggagagtaagacgggtggatcacctgaggtcaggagttcaagaccagcctggccaacatggtgaaaccccatctttaaaaaaaaaaaaaaaaacaactatgtgTATCTCCAAgtctttaaaattaaatgcatCATCTAAAGATAGGTCACATGAACCAATCTACAACTGTTTAAAATGCACTGATCCTAGGTATCACCTTGGTTTACTCAAGTTTCAGTttgcatttcaaagaaaaattatacccCAAAAGTAAAGCGGCCTTTTGCTTAGATTTTTCAGTTGTTTGTCAAATTTAGCTATAACAGCTTAGCATTAAGTAAAACATCTTGCAACTTCCACGGGAGAAGTGACATTTCAGGTTAGTTATTTTCTTGCTATGAATAAGAGTTTTACTAGTAAATGAGGAGTCTTCCCTACCCTAAGAGCTCACTCGCTAGCCCTAAGTATTACAGATCACCACTCCCTTGGCTCTGTAATTCCTGGTCTTCACTTACAGGAAATGGACATATGGGATTCatcattcattttaaagtatGGTGGACACTGGCTGTGgcaaaaggaaaagcagagacTCAGTCCATAATGCTGACCGGTTAGAAGGAAGGCTAGGATTGAGAAAGTACCAGGAACTTTCCATTATTTAAAAGAGAATGCTAACTGTTAATGTTTTAAATCTTATTGTTCAAATGTACTAATGTGAATTTTTaccatttgtgcatgaacattctAAACAACCAGAAGACCTCCACAATTTAGCAGTTATGAAAGTGAAACTTTACCCCTCCTTTACCAGGAACATGACATACTATTTAGCATCAGCTGCATACCTCGCCAATAGTGTAATTCAACTGTCTTGCCCGAACAATCATCTCCATCTGGAAGACATAGCCtttagaaacacatttttctattaatttctcTAGAACTTCTTTGCggtataatctgtaagaaatcagaataaataaataaatatatatatatatatataaatatatatatctcaacTTCTGGATAAATACACTTGCCTAACATGTATCTTGACCTTTCAAAGAGTTCACTGGTATGTATAAAGCCTAAAACTTCCACTGGCCATTGGTAAACAGAAAAGCTCACAAAGTTGATGATTATGATACATTTGTCCTAAGCAAGAAAGGccattaaatatttgctaaataacttagaataattttgaaaatgaattctCAGTATCTTTTAGAGAATTATTTTCCCGTCATACTATCAGAAATTATTGAAATAGAGTAAAATGAATCATTTGATGCAGAAGCATACATTATTTAAGATTTCCTTAAATTTTAAAGTTGAAGAAACTGTTCCAAACATTGAAACTGTTGTACAGAGTGGACAAATGATGATGAAGCAACAATATATAAGAGATGACAAAAAAAGAACCTCAAAATTAACAGTCATTTCCCAATAAATGTTTATGGTAAGTTTTGATTTCTCatgatttcctttataaattcccTAGGATAAACTAAGTCCCTCTAGGATGAGCTTGGGAAGCTAGGTTAAAACAGGAACT
Encoded here:
- the LOC118153633 gene encoding uncharacterized protein LOC118153633 gives rise to the protein MVCRRRCEAHPVLARGPFPPLQPYPVQRMRPLLTPTLIAFSRLGCGAFWLRGWEKLGSGWRRGGGDAISCKSSRQPGWLLASVGSRGGEGGRAAGGGAWPSRAEPGSGPCRDWRPVGAGVCKEACVRLEGGDANNNAPAPGAGLGRRPRGPGSGGRAGPRVRARRRQAYLDSASRRAWGRRARGPDGGGGGRMAAARRWRQRGGRARGLVALRLGGLRLAPRPRVLPGGAAGAAERRAAAASSSDNTSASDRVPEPAPAKMAAEKERK